The following coding sequences are from one Methanohalophilus halophilus window:
- the spt4 gene encoding transcription elongation factor subunit Spt4, with translation MVESVCMDCHRLVAGQECPVCGTTNLSNDWSGLLVIVDPEKSEIAKKIGVTIPDKYALKVR, from the coding sequence ATGGTTGAATCTGTTTGCATGGACTGTCACAGGCTTGTTGCAGGTCAGGAATGTCCTGTTTGTGGCACCACTAACCTTAGTAACGATTGGAGCGGACTTTTGGTTATAGTGGACCCTGAAAAGTCCGAAATCGCAAAAAAGATAGGGGTTACGATTCCTGACAAATATGCTTTGAAGGTGCGGTAA
- a CDS encoding DNA-binding protein, with amino-acid sequence MKVIIDTNGIMLPAQFGVDIFAELRRLGFDQFLLPTAILHELDGLVRRCRGKDKMAAKLAISLSQRCDIIEGEGFADDVIVRLAPVYDAAVLTNDIGLQQRLKEKEIPIVRLRQKNKLDFL; translated from the coding sequence TTGAAGGTTATCATTGACACAAACGGGATAATGCTTCCAGCACAATTTGGTGTGGACATATTTGCGGAACTCAGGAGATTGGGTTTTGATCAATTCCTCCTTCCCACAGCGATCCTGCACGAACTTGATGGCCTTGTAAGACGTTGTCGGGGTAAGGATAAAATGGCTGCGAAATTAGCTATTTCATTATCCCAAAGATGTGATATTATAGAAGGAGAGGGATTTGCGGATGATGTGATTGTCCGCCTTGCACCCGTTTATGATGCAGCTGTGTTGACCAATGATATTGGATTACAGCAAAGGTTGAAAGAAAAGGAAATACCAATTGTAAGGCTGAGGCAAAAGAACAAACTTGATTTCCTGTAA
- a CDS encoding response regulator, with protein sequence MSGEKILVVEDENIVALGIKKMLKRMGFRVPSIAASGEEAIKKAEITFPDLVLMDIMLKGKIDGIEAAEKIYGTMDIPVVYLTAYSDDKILERSKKTKPYGYLIKPFEENSLQNTIKVALGNYRKEKEKKE encoded by the coding sequence ATGTCAGGTGAAAAAATCCTCGTGGTAGAAGATGAAAATATAGTAGCCCTTGGCATAAAAAAAATGCTCAAAAGAATGGGGTTCAGGGTGCCCAGCATAGCAGCTTCTGGCGAAGAAGCCATAAAAAAAGCTGAAATCACTTTTCCGGATCTTGTACTTATGGATATAATGCTGAAAGGCAAAATTGATGGAATTGAAGCAGCTGAAAAGATATATGGCACCATGGACATCCCTGTTGTATACCTTACAGCTTATTCTGATGATAAAATACTTGAAAGGTCAAAAAAAACAAAACCCTACGGCTATCTTATAAAGCCCTTTGAGGAAAATTCCCTGCAAAATACTATAAAAGTAGCTCTGGGCAATTACAGGAAAGAAAAAGAAAAAAAAGAGTGA
- a CDS encoding translation initiation factor IF-2 subunit gamma, translating to MSQPCVNIGMVGHVDHGKTTLVRSLSGVWTDKHSEELKRGISIRLGYADTTLMKCPTCPEPRCYSVKKECPHCGAKTEQVRTISFVDSPGHETLMATMLSGAAIMDGAILVIAANEECPQPQTKEHLMALDIIGIKNVVIVQNKIDLVNRKDVIENYKQIKEFVKGTVAENAPIIPISAQQDINIDALIDAMEKVIPAPTYKLDKDARMLIARSFDINRPGLPIDQISGGVIGGTLTEGTLKAGDELEIKPGRKVESEGAIHWDPIHTRVTGIIAGTTPVDEATPGGLLAVGTELDPDLTKSDSLTGQVAGKPGTLPSTNHSFTLRLKLLDRVVGVDDEGEIGQIKTSEPLMLNAGTATTVGIVTSAREDVAEVNLKRPVCADIGSMVAISRRIGSRWRLIGIGVIED from the coding sequence TTGAGTCAGCCTTGTGTTAATATTGGCATGGTAGGTCATGTCGATCATGGAAAAACCACTCTTGTACGTTCATTATCCGGTGTATGGACTGATAAGCATAGTGAAGAACTGAAAAGAGGTATCTCAATCCGTCTGGGTTATGCAGATACAACTTTGATGAAATGCCCCACCTGCCCTGAACCACGGTGTTATTCAGTAAAGAAAGAATGTCCACACTGTGGCGCAAAAACAGAACAAGTCAGGACCATATCCTTTGTAGATTCTCCTGGGCACGAAACACTGATGGCTACAATGCTTTCGGGTGCAGCCATTATGGACGGTGCTATTCTTGTCATTGCTGCCAATGAGGAATGCCCCCAACCCCAGACAAAGGAACATCTCATGGCTCTTGACATCATTGGTATCAAAAACGTTGTCATAGTCCAGAACAAGATTGATCTTGTAAACAGGAAAGATGTCATAGAGAACTATAAACAGATAAAGGAATTCGTCAAAGGCACGGTTGCAGAGAATGCTCCCATAATCCCTATTTCTGCCCAGCAGGATATAAATATTGATGCACTTATAGATGCAATGGAAAAAGTGATTCCGGCTCCTACCTACAAACTTGATAAGGATGCACGAATGCTCATTGCAAGATCTTTTGATATAAACCGTCCAGGTCTTCCTATTGACCAGATATCAGGTGGTGTTATCGGTGGTACCCTTACAGAGGGCACATTGAAGGCTGGCGATGAGCTGGAAATAAAACCAGGCAGGAAAGTTGAAAGTGAAGGTGCCATCCACTGGGATCCTATTCATACCAGGGTAACTGGTATTATAGCAGGTACGACTCCCGTTGATGAAGCTACTCCCGGAGGTCTTCTGGCAGTGGGTACAGAGCTTGACCCGGACCTGACAAAAAGTGATTCTCTTACCGGCCAGGTAGCAGGTAAACCCGGGACATTACCCAGTACCAATCATTCTTTCACCCTCAGGTTAAAACTTCTTGATCGTGTTGTCGGAGTGGATGATGAAGGGGAAATTGGTCAGATCAAGACAAGTGAGCCCCTGATGTTAAACGCCGGCACAGCCACAACTGTGGGAATTGTTACAAGTGCCAGGGAAGATGTTGCCGAGGTCAATCTTAAAAGACCTGTTTGTGCAGACATTGGTTCAATGGTTGCCATAAGCCGCAGGATTGGTTCCCGATGGAGATTGATCGGTATCGGGGTAATTGAGGATTGA
- a CDS encoding COG1361 S-layer family protein: MNKRNLIIGIIALGISLVCLIPGSAAGFTPQNNALPDNFDFSDNYYTVYGGPDVSANIVGDNEFYRGDSVTLNINLMNKGLITGFRSEKDDDPIDVLDQKLQQQEMSYESQRTTAIGIVAILTSPDPNVEVKSGPQEAGSLASGEQTSSPVMFNVEFSKNAPSGDYPLILSLYYGYQKNVQVSGDNETSLGVTNMDVGLWYDVGSQNVTIPVNVKKEAQFEVTNVSGKLAVGEEGMLHATYTNTGNEPVKDAIVRISAANPFSTTDDQAYLGDLDAGESSVAVFKIKVGDTAIEKPYAINSEIKYEDTKGHDRVSDNVKIKTQVSASSNTYTGGLMLPVGFAIAALVIGAIVLYMRRKPGQKPEE; this comes from the coding sequence ATGAACAAAAGAAATTTAATAATAGGAATAATTGCACTGGGAATATCCCTGGTGTGCCTGATTCCGGGCTCTGCTGCGGGCTTTACCCCGCAGAATAATGCCCTGCCTGATAACTTTGATTTTAGTGATAACTACTACACTGTATATGGCGGTCCCGATGTAAGCGCAAACATTGTTGGGGATAATGAATTTTATCGTGGTGATAGCGTCACTTTGAATATCAATCTTATGAATAAGGGGCTGATTACAGGTTTCAGGTCTGAAAAGGATGATGACCCGATAGATGTACTTGATCAGAAACTACAGCAACAGGAAATGTCCTATGAATCCCAAAGGACAACTGCGATTGGGATTGTGGCAATTCTCACTTCCCCTGATCCCAATGTAGAAGTGAAATCCGGTCCGCAGGAAGCCGGTTCACTGGCTTCCGGTGAGCAGACTTCATCTCCTGTTATGTTTAATGTGGAGTTTTCGAAGAATGCACCATCAGGGGATTATCCCCTGATTCTCAGTCTTTATTATGGTTACCAGAAGAATGTCCAGGTATCCGGGGATAATGAAACAAGTCTTGGAGTTACAAATATGGATGTGGGACTCTGGTATGATGTGGGTTCCCAGAATGTTACCATCCCTGTAAATGTGAAAAAGGAAGCGCAATTTGAGGTTACCAATGTTTCCGGGAAGCTGGCTGTTGGTGAGGAAGGAATGCTGCATGCTACCTATACCAATACGGGTAATGAACCTGTAAAGGATGCCATTGTTCGTATAAGTGCAGCTAATCCTTTCAGTACCACGGATGATCAGGCATATCTCGGGGATCTGGATGCCGGGGAAAGTTCCGTTGCGGTATTTAAAATTAAAGTAGGGGATACTGCGATTGAAAAACCATATGCCATAAACAGTGAAATCAAGTATGAGGACACTAAAGGTCATGACAGGGTTTCAGATAATGTGAAAATAAAAACACAGGTATCGGCTTCATCCAACACCTATACAGGCGGATTGATGTTACCTGTAGGTTTTGCTATTGCAGCATTGGTTATAGGTGCTATTGTGTTGTATATGAGGCGTAAACCAGGTCAAAAACCAGAAGAGTGA
- a CDS encoding GTP-dependent dephospho-CoA kinase family protein, which produces MGGTISIPASLRPLLRKKFGVLYEGSGEDNIGKVSRDLDDPIKLISVGDVTTFHLLKSNIIPDILVIDEKTHRQPACEQMITGTKQSGFKELVVNNPAGSITEELVDALAEALGSNRRVRIFVQGEEDLASLPAIMMAPVGSVVLYGQPGEGMMFVRITASKKEEMTELIDKIIDKQHCKEQLYTMWRKLYGYQHN; this is translated from the coding sequence TTGGGTGGAACGATTTCGATACCCGCATCCCTGCGTCCTCTGTTACGTAAAAAATTTGGGGTCCTTTATGAAGGGTCCGGCGAAGATAACATTGGAAAAGTATCAAGGGATCTTGATGACCCCATAAAACTTATATCTGTAGGTGATGTTACTACGTTCCACTTGCTCAAATCGAATATTATTCCAGATATACTTGTAATCGATGAAAAAACTCATCGCCAACCTGCTTGCGAGCAGATGATCACAGGTACAAAACAATCAGGTTTCAAGGAACTGGTTGTAAATAATCCCGCCGGTTCAATTACTGAAGAACTGGTGGATGCACTTGCGGAAGCACTAGGTTCAAATCGGCGAGTCAGGATATTTGTGCAGGGAGAAGAAGATCTTGCATCTCTTCCTGCAATAATGATGGCCCCTGTAGGATCCGTCGTTCTCTATGGACAACCTGGCGAAGGTATGATGTTTGTCCGAATCACTGCTTCCAAAAAGGAAGAGATGACAGAACTAATTGACAAGATCATTGATAAACAGCATTGTAAAGAACAATTATACACTATGTGGAGGAAGTTGTATGGATATCAGCATAATTGA
- a CDS encoding 30S ribosomal protein S27ae yields MAVKEYYKIDGDNIERTRQFCPRCGEGVFLAEHKDRLTCGKCGYTEFK; encoded by the coding sequence ATGGCTGTAAAAGAATATTATAAAATAGACGGCGATAATATCGAACGTACCAGACAGTTCTGTCCCCGTTGTGGCGAAGGTGTATTCCTTGCCGAACATAAGGACAGGTTGACCTGTGGTAAATGTGGCTATACTGAATTCAAATAA
- a CDS encoding helix-turn-helix transcriptional regulator produces the protein MQSSLSDTIWLSEKRKRLLLLLMEGPRNIDQIKTSLNVTSKAMMPQIKILREQNLIIEEDRVYLLSDIGEIIVKNMVPLLKTLGVIEENNDYWATRDLSSIPEELDSRLGDIGECMVIEPDMNHLFDLPEEFSKNLIKSNKVMTIMAYFHPLYPDLYYELANDGVQIDLILTEPIYKRMKEEYTDRFRHIVEREHTNLYICNEVNLTSVVTDRFIYLCLFNKNDMYDHKKIMSFDASALQWGTELYEHFRQKSTLIEWD, from the coding sequence ATGCAATCATCATTGAGTGATACTATCTGGCTCTCTGAAAAAAGAAAAAGACTTCTTTTACTACTAATGGAAGGACCCAGAAATATAGACCAGATCAAAACATCCCTTAATGTTACATCCAAAGCAATGATGCCCCAGATAAAAATACTCAGGGAGCAAAACCTAATCATCGAAGAGGACAGGGTCTATCTGCTTTCGGATATAGGGGAAATTATAGTAAAAAATATGGTCCCACTGTTGAAAACCCTGGGGGTAATAGAGGAAAATAATGACTACTGGGCAACCCGGGATTTAAGTTCAATCCCGGAAGAACTTGATTCACGGCTGGGTGATATAGGGGAATGTATGGTAATCGAACCGGATATGAACCATCTTTTTGACCTGCCCGAAGAGTTCAGCAAGAATCTGATCAAATCTAATAAAGTAATGACAATAATGGCCTATTTCCATCCTCTTTATCCCGATCTATATTATGAACTGGCAAACGACGGGGTTCAAATAGACCTTATCCTTACTGAGCCAATTTACAAGCGGATGAAAGAAGAATACACTGATAGATTCCGCCACATTGTTGAACGGGAACATACAAATCTCTATATTTGCAACGAAGTCAATCTTACATCCGTTGTAACAGATAGGTTCATTTATCTCTGCCTCTTCAATAAGAATGATATGTACGATCACAAGAAAATAATGAGTTTTGATGCAAGTGCACTTCAATGGGGTACTGAATTATATGAACACTTTCGCCAGAAATCAACTCTGATAGAATGGGATTGA
- a CDS encoding 30S ribosomal protein S24e, with protein sequence MDISIIEEKNNTLLNRKELKFNVTFEGPTPARNDVKSKLAAMLNVPIELIIVQDMRNMFGKQELSGYARIYEDASRMKEVEKEYSLKRNELPETEAEEASEE encoded by the coding sequence ATGGATATCAGCATAATTGAAGAGAAGAACAATACTCTTCTAAACAGAAAGGAACTGAAGTTCAATGTGACTTTTGAGGGGCCAACACCTGCAAGAAATGATGTCAAATCAAAACTTGCAGCCATGCTGAATGTGCCTATTGAACTTATTATAGTCCAGGACATGAGAAACATGTTCGGTAAACAGGAATTATCCGGTTATGCCAGGATCTATGAAGATGCGTCCCGCATGAAAGAAGTTGAAAAGGAATATAGCCTCAAAAGAAATGAGCTTCCAGAAACTGAAGCAGAAGAAGCAAGTGAAGAATAA
- a CDS encoding DNA-directed RNA polymerase: MYKRMKLVDTVRVAPSLLADDVRVSVKNALKNKLEGRVDKKIGSVVAITDIDEIGEGHILVGDGAVYYDVTFEAIMFIPTLQEVIEGEVVETVEFGAFVSIGAMDGLLHVSQITDDFMSYDGKNGRLISKNVNKALSEGDRVRARIVAVSINEREPRDSKIGLTMRQPALGKLEWLDEQRKPTVANK, encoded by the coding sequence ATGTACAAGAGGATGAAGCTTGTTGATACAGTTCGGGTCGCTCCCAGTCTCCTTGCCGATGATGTAAGGGTCAGTGTCAAAAATGCTCTCAAGAATAAACTTGAAGGGCGAGTTGACAAAAAGATCGGCTCTGTTGTAGCTATCACTGATATTGATGAGATAGGTGAAGGTCATATTCTTGTAGGAGATGGCGCAGTCTATTATGATGTTACTTTTGAAGCGATCATGTTCATACCGACGCTTCAGGAAGTAATCGAAGGTGAAGTTGTTGAAACCGTTGAATTTGGAGCTTTTGTCAGCATAGGTGCAATGGACGGTCTTCTGCATGTTAGCCAGATCACAGACGATTTCATGTCCTATGATGGAAAGAATGGAAGGCTGATCAGTAAGAACGTAAATAAAGCTCTTTCTGAAGGCGATCGAGTAAGGGCTCGTATAGTGGCTGTTAGTATTAATGAAAGGGAGCCACGTGACAGTAAGATCGGCCTGACAATGCGACAACCTGCTCTGGGTAAGCTGGAATGGCTCGATGAACAGAGAAAACCCACTGTAGCAAATAAATAA
- a CDS encoding histidine kinase dimerization/phosphoacceptor domain -containing protein, which translates to MIEMTWKDVPLKSKLVFFILMGILVVLITSTAVIISTVTTQEEDLAYQQSIETAKNYANKFDIEMRSNQAIGQTIAHSLTQYHSENRTEVNNILLKLLEENPDLLGTYVCFEPNAFDGMDSSYVNTTGHDETGRFIPYWNRIPGEITLDPLLDYETSGYYQLPKKLNRDIVTEPYYYEGVFIVSYVTPIMREGEFIGIGGVDVSLNHLNAVINKVKTFDTGYAIMTGNTGILISHPTDEELVGAKTLYDYGVPEITQMADEIKLGKSGYIETIDPITGKDVVMFYEPIRTSNFAFILVVPRDEMLAGVTDLRNRLLLISSISLIFMGAVAILITRSVTGPINEIVNDFKNISDAAIGGKLDERAETDVDIDFREIPEGLNDILNALENASQLREEMEKVVNNSPVIVFKWKAEKNWPVEVVSKNISQFGYSPEDFGPDGLDYGDIVHPDDLPEVETKLGEICSGKETQFNIEYRILTKDGETRWVDERTFIQREQREVIHNIINEDNDIYSQVSDLEGKCHDVKYLQGVIVNIDERKKAEEALLKIEDIRKKEIHHRIKNNLQVISTLLYLESEKFRDEDVLDAFNNSRDRVRTMALVHEKLYQSKDMESIDFADYSKNLINYLSQSYVLEKSEVDIKINVENIFLGMDTAVPLGIIINELVSNSLKYAFDKGKGTIIIELRKINDHHKLVVSDNGIGMKGEIDFEDTDSLGLLLVHTLAEQINATIEIDTSKGTRFEITFQEKNQEITEGEDVR; encoded by the coding sequence ATGATTGAAATGACATGGAAAGATGTACCACTAAAATCCAAACTTGTATTTTTTATCCTGATGGGAATACTTGTGGTACTGATTACATCCACTGCAGTGATTATTTCAACAGTTACAACCCAGGAAGAGGATCTGGCATACCAGCAATCAATAGAGACGGCGAAAAACTATGCCAATAAGTTTGATATTGAAATGCGATCAAACCAGGCCATTGGACAAACGATAGCCCATTCCCTTACACAGTATCATTCAGAAAACCGTACAGAAGTAAACAATATATTACTAAAACTGCTGGAAGAAAACCCTGACTTACTGGGAACCTATGTCTGTTTTGAACCCAATGCATTTGATGGGATGGATAGTAGTTATGTAAATACGACCGGCCACGATGAAACCGGGAGATTCATTCCTTACTGGAACAGAATACCAGGAGAAATAACACTTGACCCACTGCTCGATTATGAAACATCCGGATACTACCAGCTGCCAAAAAAACTAAATCGGGATATCGTTACTGAACCTTATTACTATGAGGGTGTATTCATTGTAAGTTATGTCACACCCATTATGAGAGAGGGTGAATTTATTGGCATAGGGGGTGTAGATGTCTCCCTGAATCACCTTAATGCTGTAATAAACAAGGTAAAAACCTTTGATACCGGCTATGCGATTATGACCGGAAATACAGGGATTCTCATATCTCATCCTACAGATGAAGAACTTGTGGGAGCAAAAACCCTCTATGACTACGGTGTGCCGGAAATTACACAGATGGCTGATGAAATAAAACTCGGCAAAAGTGGCTATATTGAAACAATAGATCCCATTACCGGCAAAGATGTGGTCATGTTCTATGAACCAATAAGGACCTCAAATTTTGCATTTATCCTGGTGGTACCAAGGGATGAAATGCTTGCAGGAGTAACAGACCTCAGGAATAGATTACTTTTGATTTCCTCAATATCATTGATATTCATGGGAGCTGTTGCAATCTTGATTACCAGATCGGTGACAGGCCCGATAAATGAAATAGTGAACGACTTTAAGAATATATCTGATGCTGCGATAGGAGGGAAACTTGATGAAAGGGCCGAAACAGACGTAGATATTGATTTCCGGGAAATACCTGAAGGATTGAATGATATACTTAATGCTCTTGAGAATGCCAGTCAGTTACGAGAAGAGATGGAAAAAGTTGTCAACAACAGCCCCGTAATTGTTTTTAAATGGAAAGCAGAAAAGAACTGGCCTGTTGAAGTTGTATCAAAGAACATATCCCAGTTTGGATATTCTCCGGAAGATTTCGGACCAGATGGCCTTGATTATGGGGATATTGTACATCCGGATGACCTGCCCGAAGTTGAAACTAAACTTGGGGAAATATGCTCCGGTAAGGAAACCCAGTTCAATATAGAGTACAGGATACTGACAAAAGACGGTGAAACCCGATGGGTTGATGAGCGTACCTTTATCCAGAGAGAGCAGCGTGAAGTCATACATAATATTATTAATGAAGATAATGACATTTACAGCCAGGTTTCTGATCTGGAAGGCAAATGCCATGATGTGAAATATCTACAGGGCGTAATCGTGAATATCGATGAAAGGAAAAAAGCTGAAGAAGCCCTTCTCAAAATTGAAGATATACGAAAAAAAGAAATACACCACAGGATAAAGAATAATCTTCAGGTTATATCCACACTATTATACCTTGAATCTGAAAAATTCAGGGATGAGGATGTGCTGGATGCTTTCAACAATAGCAGGGACAGAGTTCGCACAATGGCTCTTGTACATGAGAAACTTTACCAGTCAAAGGACATGGAGAGTATTGATTTTGCAGACTACAGCAAAAATCTTATCAATTATCTGTCCCAATCCTATGTACTGGAAAAAAGTGAAGTCGATATAAAAATTAATGTAGAAAACATATTTTTGGGAATGGATACAGCCGTTCCACTCGGAATAATTATTAATGAACTTGTATCCAATTCATTGAAGTATGCTTTTGATAAGGGTAAAGGCACTATAATAATCGAGCTTCGAAAAATAAATGATCATCACAAACTGGTTGTCAGTGACAATGGTATCGGAATGAAAGGTGAAATTGATTTCGAAGATACAGATTCCCTTGGCCTCCTGCTTGTCCATACACTTGCAGAACAGATCAATGCAACAATAGAAATAGACACATCAAAAGGCACAAGATTTGAAATTACTTTCCAGGAAAAAAATCAAGAAATAACAGAGGGCGAAGATGTCAGGTGA
- a CDS encoding COG1361 S-layer family protein: MSRTQHNTNNFRRQLVFLSLISVILLATLFIGVSTAQSKEYIPPTYEYTTNYYRGYGMPDIHASVVGDTHFDRGEKANVNVILSNRGILHGFKSVTDVEDDKAEQALAMKELEYETKRTIAYGIKTSLVSPTDYIEIDSSTNGQTLEKLVPGDLPSRPMTFTIEISDNAPAGDYILFLPVSYEYQEDVRMTGGKTIQLGLPDMDHATYYNNSNTTLQIPIHIEKAAKFQVVNVDGDLVAGEESLIEVTYRNVGELTAEGALARVVIMDPLSTGSSTELLGTLEPGEEHTVSFNVNSDVMAVVKEYAIDSEIRYMDEDGEYAFSDNMKINVPMQSSDEWIGITQISLLLTFLITIYLVVDSIRKKKK; the protein is encoded by the coding sequence ATGAGTAGAACCCAACACAATACAAATAATTTCAGAAGACAACTGGTCTTTCTGTCCCTGATCTCAGTAATACTGCTTGCAACTCTATTTATTGGTGTGTCTACGGCCCAGTCGAAAGAGTACATTCCCCCAACTTATGAATATACTACAAATTATTACCGGGGTTATGGTATGCCGGATATTCATGCCTCAGTAGTAGGGGACACTCATTTTGATCGGGGCGAAAAAGCCAATGTCAATGTTATTCTATCTAACAGGGGTATTTTGCACGGCTTTAAATCCGTCACAGATGTGGAGGATGATAAGGCCGAACAAGCCCTTGCCATGAAAGAGCTGGAATATGAAACAAAACGCACAATTGCCTACGGTATAAAGACCAGTCTTGTTTCCCCCACTGATTATATAGAGATCGATTCTTCGACCAATGGCCAGACCCTGGAAAAATTGGTTCCCGGAGATTTACCCTCGCGTCCTATGACGTTCACGATTGAAATTTCGGATAACGCTCCAGCAGGGGATTATATACTGTTTCTTCCTGTAAGCTATGAGTATCAGGAGGATGTTCGTATGACAGGTGGCAAGACTATTCAGCTAGGGCTACCTGACATGGATCATGCTACCTACTACAATAATTCGAATACAACTCTGCAAATACCTATCCATATAGAAAAAGCAGCTAAATTCCAGGTAGTGAATGTCGATGGAGATCTGGTTGCCGGTGAAGAAAGCCTAATAGAGGTGACTTATCGCAATGTAGGTGAATTGACCGCGGAGGGTGCTCTTGCCAGGGTGGTCATCATGGACCCCTTAAGTACCGGCAGTTCTACTGAATTGCTGGGTACTCTTGAACCGGGCGAAGAACATACAGTTTCATTTAATGTGAATTCAGACGTTATGGCTGTTGTCAAGGAATATGCAATAGATAGTGAGATACGCTATATGGATGAGGATGGGGAATACGCATTTTCTGATAACATGAAAATAAATGTTCCAATGCAATCATCAGATGAATGGATTGGTATTACTCAGATTTCACTTTTATTGACTTTTTTGATAACGATATATCTGGTAGTTGACAGTATCCGCAAAAAGAAAAAGTAA